The DNA sequence GGACGATCGATGAACGCACCACGCGGCACGTCCCGCATGGTGCTGATGCTGTCGGCCTTCACCCTTTTCGTCCTGGGCGGGATCGGCCTTTGGGTGATCGTCTCCGCGCAGGAACGCGACCTTGATGGGGTCATCGGCCTCCGGTCCCCGTGGTGGCGAGCCATCGCGTTCGGCGCCGGGGTGGGTGTGACCACCGGCGTGGGGGCCGTGCTGCTGCTGCGCCAGCCTTACCTGCGGCCGGTGGCCCGGCGCTACGCCGGACTCCTCGGGCCCTTGGTCCCGCGCCGCTGGCAGCACGTGGTGCTCTCGCTGTCCGCCGGTATCGGGGAGGAGCTGCTCTTCCGGGGTGCCATCCAGCACTGGCTGGGCGTTCCGCTCACCGCGGTGCTCTTCGTCGCCTTGCACGGCTACCTGGACCCGCGAGACCGGCGTGTGAGCCTGTACGGACTTTACCTGGTCATCTGCATGGTCGCGTATGGAGGCATGGCGCACGCTTGGGGGCTGCTGCCCGCCATGGTGGCGCATGTCGTGTTCGACCTGATCCTGTTCGACAGGCTTCGCGCCTGGACCAGGAGCGGTCCCGACGGCCGATCGGTCGCTGCCGAGCGTCAGTCCTGAGGGTACTTGTGGATGTCCTTGTAGTCGTCGTCCATCTCCGACTTCACCCGATGCATGCGCATGCCCAGCATGGCCAGTTCGCGATGGCCGTGCTTCAGCAGCCAGTCGAAGGCCTCGCGGTCCCCGTCCCCGGTGAGGGCGAGTTGGCGGAGCACACCGTGCCCATGCCGTTCCAGCCAGTCCAGCGCGCCGTGGTCGCCCTCGATGCCGGCGATGACCGCCATCAGGTGCGGATGCCCGTTGTCCAGCAACCACTTCCGGGCGTCCTGCTTGTTGCGCAGTGCGAAGGTGAAGACCCCCAGCTCCGGGAAGCCGTTCTTCAGCAGCCAGTCGCGGATGGCCGCGTTGCCGCTGATGGCCTCGCCCCAGGCGAGCAGGACCTTGGTGGGGTAGCTGGTGCGCATCCGTTCGGTCAAAGCTAGCGGCCGGCCGAGCGATACCTTCGCCGCATGCGGTCGTTCATCGTCGGCGTGTGGGTCCTGTGCGCGCTCGGGGGCAGTGCCCAGGACAGG is a window from the Flavobacteriales bacterium genome containing:
- a CDS encoding CPBP family intramembrane metalloprotease; translation: MNAPRGTSRMVLMLSAFTLFVLGGIGLWVIVSAQERDLDGVIGLRSPWWRAIAFGAGVGVTTGVGAVLLLRQPYLRPVARRYAGLLGPLVPRRWQHVVLSLSAGIGEELLFRGAIQHWLGVPLTAVLFVALHGYLDPRDRRVSLYGLYLVICMVAYGGMAHAWGLLPAMVAHVVFDLILFDRLRAWTRSGPDGRSVAAERQS